Genomic window (Spirochaetota bacterium):
AATATCAAAATCATCGATGGACGCGAAGGATTATTTATTGCAATGCCTTCTCGTAAAACGCGTAGCGGAGATCTTAAGGATGTTGCACATCCTATCAACTCTGAATTCCGTGATCGTATGCAAAATGCTATTTTAGAAGCTTACCACGCTGAATAATAGCTTTTTATAAAGTATATAATACTTTGGGGTGTAGCCAAGTGGTAAGGCATCGGTTTTTGGTATCGACATTCGGTGGTTCGATC
Coding sequences:
- the spoVG gene encoding septation regulator SpoVG; the protein is MEITDIRIKKVEGDANKLQAYASITFDDNFVIHNIKIIDGREGLFIAMPSRKTRSGDLKDVAHPINSEFRDRMQNAILEAYHAE